From a single Pseudophryne corroboree isolate aPseCor3 chromosome 6, aPseCor3.hap2, whole genome shotgun sequence genomic region:
- the LOC134936152 gene encoding oocyte zinc finger protein XlCOF7.1-like produces the protein MMSLTGEKRHLCSECDKRFAYKSQLLVHQRRHTGERPFTCSECCKCFSYESGLYAHQKIHTGQKPHLCSECDKSFREKSQLLVHQRSHTGVKPFTCSECSKCFTSKTHLVRHMRSHTGEKPFKCTECSKCFSHWTQLVIHLRIHTGEKPFKCSECSKCFSTKQNLLRHLRSHTGEKPFKCSECSKCYSGSSHLVRHQRIHTGEKTFKCSECSKCFFHKSDLVTHHRFHTGEKPFKCSECSKCFKSKCGLHSHIRIHTGEKPLKCSECSKCFSQKSHLVTHQRIHTGEKPLKCSECSQCFSQRHHLVSHQRSHTGEKPFNCS, from the coding sequence ATGATGAGTCTCACAGGAGAGAAACgtcatctgtgctctgagtgtgacaaacGCTTTGCATATAAATCACAGCTACTCGTACATCAGAGGAggcacacaggagagagaccatttacatgttctgaatgctgcAAGTGTTTTTCATACGAGTCGGGTCTTTATGCACATCAGAAGATTCACACAGGACAGAAACcgcatctgtgctctgagtgtgacaaaagCTTTAGAGAGAAATCACAACTTCtcgtacatcagaggagtcacacaggagtgaaaccatttacatgttctgaatgcagcaagtgtttcacTTCCAaaacacatcttgttagacatatgaggagtcacacaggagaaaaaccatttaAATGCACTGAGTGCAGTAAGTGTTTTTCCCATTggacacaacttgttatacatctgaggattcatacaggagagaaaccatttaaatgctctgaatgcagcaagtgtttttccacaAAGCAAAATCTTCTTAGACAtctgaggagtcacacaggagagaaaccatttaaatgctctgagtGCAGCAAATGCTATTCAGGTagctcacatcttgttagacatcagaggattcacactggagaaaaaacatttaaatgttctgaatgcagcaagtgtttttttcataagtcagatcttgttacacatcatagGTTTCACACTGGAGAAAAACCATTTAagtgctctgaatgcagcaagtgttttaaaTCCAAGTGTGGGCTTCATAGTCATataaggattcacacaggagagaaaccattaaaatgttctgaatgcagcaaatgtttttcccagaagtcacatcttgttacacatcagaggattcacacaggagagaaaccattaaaatgttctgaatgcagccagTGTTTTTCCCAAAGGCATCATCTTGtttcacatcagaggagtcacacaggagagaaaccatttaattgctcctga